Proteins from a single region of Microbacterium sp. zg-Y818:
- a CDS encoding S8 family serine peptidase translates to MSRRLAAATVMLLSFGLLGAAPAPAPSPAPVSVPDPVRAAQYWLDDYGIREAWETTRGAGTRIAIIDTGVARGPVELGGVVAGADFSGLGSPDGRTPVGAVDAAHGSLVASLAAGRGTGPDAGVIGVAPEAELLSLSLSFGAAASTPFADQVAEAMRWAVDHGADVINLSFTTNTLDWPQSWDDAFLYALEHDVVVVVAAGNRGSGTDRVGAPATIPGVLTVGGVDRTGKASVEASTQGITIGISGPSEDLLGVSPDGNIVQWNGTSGAAPIVAGIAALVRSAHPELDAANVINRIVKTATPAAGASGPRDPLYGYGLVNASAAVAQPVAAVEANPMGDLREWIRLYRRADAAPAPVPTTGPVTVPPLPAADTVTRPTTPLLPSEHTLVYGTLPLSLATLAGILVALGVTAATRRIRSARAQRVPSSQI, encoded by the coding sequence ATGAGCCGCAGGCTCGCAGCAGCCACGGTGATGCTCCTCAGCTTCGGGCTGCTGGGAGCCGCGCCCGCACCTGCGCCGTCGCCGGCCCCGGTGAGCGTTCCCGACCCGGTGCGCGCCGCGCAGTACTGGCTCGACGACTACGGCATCCGCGAAGCCTGGGAGACCACGCGCGGCGCCGGCACCCGCATCGCGATCATCGACACGGGCGTCGCGCGGGGACCGGTGGAGCTGGGCGGCGTCGTCGCCGGCGCGGACTTCTCGGGACTGGGCTCGCCCGACGGCCGCACCCCCGTGGGAGCGGTGGATGCCGCGCACGGCAGCCTCGTGGCATCCCTCGCCGCCGGCCGGGGCACCGGCCCCGACGCCGGCGTGATCGGGGTGGCGCCCGAGGCGGAACTGCTGTCGCTGTCGCTGTCGTTCGGCGCGGCCGCGTCGACACCGTTCGCCGATCAGGTGGCCGAGGCGATGCGCTGGGCGGTGGACCACGGGGCGGACGTGATCAACCTGTCGTTCACGACGAACACCCTCGACTGGCCGCAGAGCTGGGACGACGCGTTCCTCTATGCCCTCGAGCACGATGTCGTGGTGGTCGTCGCCGCAGGTAACCGCGGCAGCGGCACCGACCGGGTGGGGGCGCCGGCCACGATTCCCGGCGTGCTCACGGTCGGCGGCGTGGACCGCACGGGCAAGGCGAGCGTCGAGGCATCCACCCAGGGCATCACCATCGGGATCAGTGGTCCGAGCGAGGACCTGCTCGGCGTCTCCCCGGACGGGAACATCGTCCAGTGGAACGGCACGAGCGGTGCCGCGCCGATCGTCGCGGGCATCGCGGCGCTGGTCCGCTCGGCGCATCCGGAGCTCGACGCCGCCAACGTCATCAACCGCATCGTGAAGACGGCGACCCCGGCGGCGGGGGCGTCGGGCCCGCGCGACCCGCTCTACGGCTACGGCCTGGTCAATGCGTCCGCGGCGGTGGCGCAGCCGGTGGCTGCCGTCGAGGCCAACCCGATGGGTGACCTCAGGGAGTGGATCCGCCTGTACCGCCGAGCGGATGCCGCGCCCGCCCCCGTACCCACGACGGGCCCCGTCACCGTGCCCCCGCTGCCGGCCGCAGACACGGTCACCCGGCCGACCACGCCGCTGCTGCCGTCGGAACACACCCTCGTCTACGGCACGCTTCCGCTCTCGCTGGCCACCCTGGCCGGTATACTGGTTGCGCTCGGTGTCACTGCTGCTACCCGGCGCATCAGATCGGCTCGCGCGCAACGTGTGCCGAGCAGCCAAATCTAG
- a CDS encoding DUF501 domain-containing protein has protein sequence MSTPPFDPADDADLAVLREQLGRPPRGVLGIAARCVCGNPTVVATAPRLSDGTPFPTFYYLTHPGATAAMSRLEAEQVMKDLSDELAADEDLAAAYLRAHEAYLRDRAPYGEVPEIDGISAGGMPTRVKCLHALAGHALAAGPGVNPIGDRALELSDWSPERCTCAHPGGRVS, from the coding sequence GTGAGCACCCCGCCGTTCGACCCTGCCGACGACGCCGACCTCGCGGTGCTCCGCGAGCAACTCGGTCGCCCCCCGCGGGGTGTGCTGGGAATCGCCGCTCGGTGCGTCTGCGGCAACCCGACCGTCGTCGCGACGGCTCCGCGGCTGTCCGACGGAACGCCGTTTCCGACCTTCTACTACCTCACCCACCCGGGTGCGACCGCCGCGATGTCCAGGCTCGAAGCGGAGCAGGTCATGAAGGACCTCTCGGACGAACTCGCCGCGGACGAGGATCTGGCCGCCGCCTACCTGCGTGCGCACGAGGCGTACCTGCGTGACCGTGCGCCCTACGGCGAGGTGCCCGAGATCGACGGGATCTCCGCCGGCGGCATGCCCACGCGGGTCAAATGCCTGCATGCGCTGGCGGGGCACGCGCTGGCGGCGGGACCCGGTGTGAACCCGATCGGCGACCGCGCGCTGGAGCTGTCGGACTGGTCGCCCGAGCGGTGCACGTGTGCACACCCGGGCGGGCGGGTGTCATGA
- a CDS encoding septum formation initiator family protein: MARSTAPSSRSAQVDVRQWMGGIRLSGFMMIMLALVVLGALVLVPTVGTYLDQRQQIAALERSVRMSEEEVAELEATRDRWGDPAYITTQARERLYYHRPGEVVFLVDNDLPALEVPQERAPVSSAVEETPRDWMTLLVRSVVAAGTAETVTYEIGVPDEPMEQPAP; encoded by the coding sequence GTGGCGAGATCGACGGCTCCCTCTTCTCGTTCCGCCCAGGTGGACGTGCGGCAGTGGATGGGCGGTATCCGCCTGTCCGGCTTCATGATGATCATGCTGGCGCTGGTCGTGCTCGGCGCCCTGGTGCTGGTGCCGACGGTGGGCACCTACCTCGACCAGCGACAGCAGATCGCCGCGCTAGAGCGCTCGGTGCGCATGAGCGAGGAAGAGGTCGCCGAGCTCGAGGCGACGCGGGACCGCTGGGGAGACCCGGCCTACATCACGACCCAGGCGCGCGAGCGGCTGTACTACCACCGCCCCGGCGAGGTGGTGTTCCTCGTCGACAACGATCTGCCCGCGCTCGAGGTGCCGCAGGAGAGGGCACCGGTGAGCTCTGCCGTCGAAGAGACCCCACGCGACTGGATGACGCTCCTGGTGCGCTCGGTCGTCGCAGCCGGGACGGCCGAGACGGTGACGTACGAGATCGGCGTGCCCGACGAGCCCATGGAGCAACCCGCGCCCTGA
- the eno gene encoding phosphopyruvate hydratase encodes MALIDAVGAREILDSRGNPTVEVEVLLDDGIVQRAAVPSGASTGAFEAYELRDGDKSRYGGKGVLKAVNAVIDELGPAVEGIDASEQRIVDEILIATDGTENKSRCGANAILGVSLAVAKAAADSSDLPLFRYLGGPNAHVLPVPLFNVINGGEHADNGIDMQEFFLAPIGAETFAESLRWGAEVYQVLKSELKAAGYATGLGDEGGFAPDLPSNREGLEFLVRAIEKAGFTPGADIALGLDVAATEFFNDGVYRLDNKDWTAAELTDYYVGLVDDFPIVTIEDALAEDDWDNWTALTEKLGRRVQLVGDDLFVTNPARLADGIARGAANSLLVKVNQIGTLSETLDAIDLAHRSGYTTMLSHRSGETEDTTIADLAVAVGSGQIKSGAPARSERVAKYNQLLRIEEELGDAATFAGRSAFPRFKG; translated from the coding sequence GTGGCACTGATCGATGCTGTAGGCGCGCGAGAAATTCTGGATTCGCGCGGAAATCCCACCGTTGAAGTGGAGGTGCTGCTCGACGACGGAATCGTCCAGCGTGCGGCCGTCCCCTCCGGCGCATCCACCGGCGCGTTCGAAGCGTACGAGCTGCGCGACGGGGACAAGAGCCGCTACGGCGGCAAGGGCGTGCTGAAGGCCGTCAACGCCGTCATCGACGAGCTCGGCCCCGCCGTGGAGGGCATCGACGCGAGCGAGCAGCGCATCGTCGACGAGATCCTCATCGCGACCGACGGCACCGAGAACAAGTCGCGCTGCGGCGCGAACGCCATCCTCGGCGTGAGCCTCGCCGTGGCCAAGGCCGCCGCCGACAGCTCGGACCTGCCCCTGTTCCGCTACCTCGGCGGCCCGAACGCCCACGTGCTGCCCGTGCCGCTGTTCAACGTCATCAACGGCGGCGAGCACGCCGACAACGGCATCGACATGCAGGAGTTCTTCCTCGCGCCCATCGGCGCGGAGACCTTCGCCGAGTCGCTGCGCTGGGGTGCCGAGGTCTACCAGGTGCTCAAGAGCGAGCTCAAGGCCGCCGGCTACGCCACGGGCCTCGGTGACGAGGGCGGCTTCGCCCCTGACCTGCCGAGCAACCGCGAGGGCCTGGAGTTCCTTGTCCGCGCGATCGAGAAGGCCGGCTTCACGCCGGGTGCCGACATCGCCCTGGGCCTGGACGTCGCCGCCACCGAGTTCTTCAACGACGGGGTCTACCGCCTCGACAACAAGGACTGGACCGCCGCCGAGCTCACCGATTACTACGTGGGCCTGGTCGACGACTTCCCGATCGTGACGATCGAGGATGCGCTGGCCGAGGACGACTGGGACAACTGGACCGCTCTCACCGAGAAGCTGGGCCGCAGGGTGCAGCTCGTGGGAGACGACCTCTTCGTCACCAACCCCGCGCGCCTGGCTGACGGCATCGCCCGCGGTGCCGCCAACTCGCTGCTGGTCAAGGTCAACCAGATCGGCACGCTGTCCGAGACGCTGGATGCCATCGACCTGGCGCACCGCTCCGGCTACACCACGATGCTCTCGCACCGCTCCGGCGAGACCGAGGACACCACGATCGCCGACCTCGCGGTCGCCGTCGGCTCGGGTCAGATCAAGAGCGGCGCGCCCGCGCGCAGCGAGCGCGTGGCGAAATACAATCAGCTTCTGCGCATCGAAGAGGAGCTGGGCGACGCCGCGACGTTCGCCGGCCGCTCCGCCTTCCCCCGCTTCAAGGGATAA
- a CDS encoding O-methyltransferase, whose protein sequence is MTEPTEETWRRVDRYFADTLVGHDAALEQAVADQNRAGLPHIEVAPVNGKFLNLLARMSGAERVLEIGTLGGYSTIWLARALPEGGRVVTIEAEPANAAVARQNLARAGVGDKVDILVGRAEAVLPTLASEAPFDLVFIDADKESSSLYLDWAARLGRPGTVVVVDNVGRGGRVADADSSDPGVTGMQRGLRMLGQDPRFDATALQTLDAKGWDGVAIALVV, encoded by the coding sequence ATGACCGAACCCACCGAAGAGACCTGGCGGCGCGTCGACCGCTACTTCGCCGACACGCTCGTCGGACACGACGCGGCGCTGGAGCAGGCCGTCGCCGACCAGAACCGCGCCGGGCTTCCTCACATCGAGGTCGCGCCCGTGAACGGCAAGTTCTTGAATCTTCTCGCCCGCATGAGCGGAGCCGAGCGCGTGCTGGAAATCGGCACCCTCGGCGGGTACTCCACCATCTGGCTCGCCCGCGCGCTGCCCGAAGGCGGCCGGGTGGTGACCATCGAGGCTGAGCCCGCCAACGCAGCCGTCGCGCGTCAGAATCTGGCGCGCGCGGGCGTCGGAGACAAGGTCGACATCCTCGTAGGCCGGGCAGAGGCCGTGCTCCCCACCCTCGCCTCGGAAGCGCCGTTCGACCTGGTGTTCATCGATGCCGACAAGGAGTCCAGCAGCCTGTATCTGGATTGGGCTGCGCGGCTCGGTCGCCCCGGCACCGTCGTCGTGGTGGACAACGTCGGCCGCGGCGGCAGGGTGGCCGACGCCGACTCGAGCGACCCCGGCGTCACCGGGATGCAGCGGGGACTGCGGATGCTCGGCCAGGACCCGCGATTCGACGCCACGGCGCTGCAGACGCTCGACGCGAAGGGCTGGGACGGCGTCGCGATCGCGCTCGTCGTCTGA
- a CDS encoding DUF1648 domain-containing protein: MTRRPADPTRRFIIVALIAPITIALAASVVQLIMLPNLAATVAIHWDFSGTPDGFGPAWSFPALTAGLGIGLSALLAGTALASDRAAARRDGRPAVPTANSRFVGALLLGAVAFLSVLATALAAVQVGAPDEQAVGAGLPMLGALAAGVAAGLAGWWALPRATAAPVAGEAAHALDLGADESAVWVRTATMSRLPLALLGGAALVTVGLGVVLLVTGDDAAGWIALASGVVVTLLVATGTAYRVVVDNRGLTVRAFAGVPRWRLEPSGIRAVEVVFVNPTGDFGGWGWRWTPGRFGVVTRAGEAIQVTRADGRQFVVTVDDAETGAAVLQAVADRARQEGPRT, translated from the coding sequence GTGACCCGACGCCCCGCCGACCCCACCCGCCGCTTCATCATCGTGGCGCTCATCGCTCCGATCACGATCGCGCTCGCCGCATCGGTCGTGCAGCTCATCATGCTGCCGAACCTGGCCGCCACCGTCGCGATCCACTGGGACTTCAGCGGCACGCCCGACGGCTTCGGGCCGGCGTGGTCGTTCCCGGCGTTGACCGCAGGTCTGGGCATCGGCCTGTCGGCGCTGCTGGCGGGCACGGCCCTGGCCTCTGATCGTGCCGCCGCCCGGCGAGACGGCCGCCCGGCGGTCCCGACCGCGAACAGCCGCTTCGTTGGCGCGCTGCTGCTGGGGGCCGTGGCGTTCCTCAGCGTGCTCGCCACGGCGCTCGCGGCGGTGCAGGTGGGCGCTCCGGATGAGCAGGCGGTGGGAGCGGGTCTCCCGATGCTCGGCGCTCTCGCCGCCGGTGTCGCCGCCGGGCTGGCCGGCTGGTGGGCGCTGCCGCGCGCGACCGCGGCGCCGGTCGCGGGGGAGGCGGCGCACGCGCTCGACCTCGGAGCCGACGAGAGTGCTGTGTGGGTGCGTACTGCCACGATGTCCCGTTTGCCTCTGGCACTGCTGGGCGGCGCTGCGCTCGTCACTGTCGGGCTCGGCGTGGTGCTGCTGGTGACCGGTGACGACGCGGCGGGGTGGATCGCGCTGGCGTCCGGCGTCGTCGTGACGCTGCTCGTGGCCACGGGCACGGCCTATCGCGTGGTCGTCGACAACCGCGGCCTGACAGTGCGGGCGTTCGCCGGGGTGCCGCGCTGGCGCCTGGAACCGAGCGGCATCCGTGCCGTCGAGGTCGTGTTCGTGAACCCGACCGGGGACTTCGGCGGCTGGGGGTGGCGCTGGACGCCGGGCCGGTTCGGCGTGGTGACGCGCGCGGGTGAGGCGATCCAGGTGACGAGAGCCGACGGCAGGCAGTTCGTGGTCACGGTCGACGACGCCGAGACGGGCGCCGCGGTGCTGCAGGCGGTGGCCGATCGGGCGCGGCAGGAAGGCCCTCGGACGTGA
- a CDS encoding GntR family transcriptional regulator, producing the protein MLIRMDPRADAPLFAQIAASVRAEIAAGRLRAGERLPSAKQIAPSLGVNLHTVLHAYQELRDEGLIELRRGRGAVVTDAATRVAELRAELADLVARAADAGIGPDTLAALIADLAPSATAPEPQERPTP; encoded by the coding sequence GTGCTGATCAGAATGGACCCCCGCGCCGACGCGCCCCTGTTCGCGCAGATCGCGGCGTCGGTGCGTGCCGAGATCGCCGCCGGACGGCTGCGCGCCGGAGAGAGGCTGCCGTCGGCGAAGCAGATCGCGCCGTCGCTCGGCGTGAACCTTCACACCGTGCTGCACGCCTACCAGGAGCTGCGCGACGAGGGCCTGATCGAACTGCGCCGGGGGCGCGGGGCGGTCGTGACGGATGCCGCGACGCGCGTGGCGGAGCTGCGCGCGGAACTCGCCGACCTGGTGGCACGTGCCGCCGACGCCGGCATCGGACCCGACACCCTCGCCGCGCTGATCGCCGATCTCGCTCCCTCCGCGACCGCCCCCGAGCCTCAGGAAAGGCCGACACCGTGA
- a CDS encoding DUF4442 domain-containing protein, with the protein MRITPRRMAVGMSLWAPNLFSGIRVRRFSPDWTEATVELHVNVITRNYVKTAFGGSMSAMTDPYFFMLVMHQLGRGYVVWDTRGEIEFVKPGRGVLTAHFHVPPEKADELRERARGGAKVLEWFETDVTDAAGDVVARVRRELYVREKRRVSETAPA; encoded by the coding sequence ATGCGAATCACTCCCCGCCGCATGGCCGTCGGCATGAGCCTGTGGGCTCCGAACCTCTTCAGCGGCATCCGCGTGCGGCGCTTCTCGCCGGATTGGACCGAAGCCACGGTCGAGCTGCACGTGAACGTGATCACCCGCAACTACGTGAAGACCGCGTTCGGCGGGTCGATGTCGGCGATGACCGATCCGTACTTCTTCATGCTCGTGATGCACCAGCTCGGCCGCGGCTACGTCGTCTGGGACACCCGCGGCGAGATCGAGTTCGTCAAGCCTGGCCGAGGCGTGCTCACGGCGCACTTCCACGTGCCCCCGGAGAAGGCGGACGAGCTGCGCGAGCGGGCGCGCGGCGGGGCGAAGGTGCTCGAGTGGTTCGAGACGGATGTGACGGATGCCGCCGGCGACGTCGTCGCGCGGGTGCGCCGCGAGCTCTACGTGCGCGAGAAGCGCCGCGTGAGCGAAACCGCGCCCGCCTGA
- the hisS gene encoding histidine--tRNA ligase yields MRDFLPADKTRRERVLAVIRERYRAHGFDEIETPVLEEYGRLHAGIGGDNEKLAFNILKRGLDADAVRAAADGPALDVAALADLGLRYDLTVPLARFYATHRAELPSVFRSVQIAPVWRAERPQKGRYRQFVQCDIDIIGDASARAEAELIVASLDALDALGLEGGSIRINDRRLLDAMLDVFGFAAEERPGVLITIDKLDKIGPTGVAAELRERGATAAAVDAFEQFLAGVAGGEDRPFGEDQIRASLPEGVPDDIVAHLVGLGETVAAARGGGVETPLVFDPFLVRGMGYYTGTIFELAHPSVGYSLGGGGRYDGMIGRFLGQDVPAVGFSIGFERIVDLLAASDAADAASVVLVHDRDVPVSELLAHKAAFVASGARVRLEQRTKNLKGLLERASNDGYTAFALLPAGATPGEVEVKPLG; encoded by the coding sequence ATGCGCGACTTCCTCCCCGCTGACAAGACCCGTCGCGAGCGCGTGCTCGCCGTGATCCGCGAGCGCTACCGCGCACACGGGTTCGATGAGATCGAGACCCCCGTGCTCGAAGAGTACGGGCGCCTCCATGCCGGCATCGGCGGCGACAACGAGAAGCTCGCCTTCAACATCCTCAAGCGAGGTCTGGATGCCGACGCGGTGCGTGCCGCCGCCGACGGGCCGGCCCTCGACGTCGCGGCGCTCGCCGACCTCGGCCTGCGCTACGACCTCACGGTGCCCCTGGCGCGGTTCTACGCCACCCACCGGGCGGAGCTTCCGAGCGTGTTCCGCTCGGTCCAGATCGCCCCGGTGTGGCGCGCCGAGCGCCCGCAGAAGGGTCGCTACCGCCAGTTCGTGCAGTGCGACATCGACATCATCGGCGACGCATCGGCGCGCGCCGAGGCCGAGCTCATCGTCGCGAGCCTCGACGCCCTCGACGCGCTGGGCCTCGAGGGAGGCAGCATCCGCATCAATGACCGCCGACTGCTGGACGCGATGCTCGACGTGTTCGGCTTCGCGGCCGAGGAGCGCCCCGGGGTGCTCATCACGATCGACAAGCTCGACAAGATCGGGCCGACTGGCGTCGCCGCTGAGCTGCGCGAACGCGGCGCGACCGCTGCGGCCGTCGACGCGTTCGAGCAGTTCCTGGCGGGCGTGGCCGGCGGCGAAGACCGGCCCTTCGGCGAGGACCAGATCCGCGCCTCGCTGCCCGAGGGTGTGCCGGACGACATCGTCGCGCACCTCGTCGGCCTGGGGGAGACGGTCGCTGCAGCACGCGGCGGCGGCGTTGAGACCCCGCTCGTGTTCGACCCGTTCCTCGTGCGGGGGATGGGCTACTACACCGGCACCATCTTCGAGCTGGCCCACCCGAGCGTCGGCTACTCGCTCGGCGGCGGCGGGCGTTACGACGGCATGATCGGCAGGTTCCTCGGTCAGGACGTTCCTGCGGTCGGGTTCTCGATCGGCTTCGAGCGCATCGTCGACCTGCTGGCGGCATCCGACGCGGCCGACGCGGCGAGCGTCGTGCTCGTGCACGACCGCGACGTGCCCGTGTCGGAGCTGCTCGCCCACAAGGCGGCCTTCGTGGCATCCGGTGCGCGGGTGCGGCTGGAGCAGCGGACGAAGAACCTCAAGGGTCTGCTCGAGCGCGCGTCGAACGACGGCTACACCGCGTTCGCGCTGCTGCCGGCCGGTGCCACGCCGGGCGAGGTCGAGGTGAAGCCGCTCGGCTGA
- a CDS encoding MazG nucleotide pyrophosphohydrolase domain-containing protein, whose translation MRAVRERCVWTQQIDHRALVPYLVEEAAELVDAVEAGSREDLREELGDLLWQVLFHAQVAASDADDPFDIDDVARDLTEKMVRRHPHVFAGETATTPEEVLVHWNAAKAAEKHARTSVLDGVSRHMPSLALAQKLLGKAASVGVQVVDGNAPEPAPDDEAALGDALLALVATARARGWDAERALRERLRGLEGEIRAAEHPRGS comes from the coding sequence ATGCGCGCGGTGCGCGAACGGTGCGTGTGGACGCAGCAGATCGACCACCGCGCGCTCGTCCCGTACCTCGTGGAAGAGGCGGCGGAACTCGTGGATGCCGTCGAAGCGGGGTCCCGCGAAGACCTGCGCGAGGAGCTCGGCGACCTGCTCTGGCAGGTGCTCTTCCACGCTCAGGTCGCGGCGAGCGATGCCGACGACCCGTTCGACATCGACGACGTCGCCCGCGACCTGACCGAGAAGATGGTGCGCCGGCATCCGCATGTCTTCGCCGGCGAGACCGCGACCACGCCCGAAGAGGTGCTCGTGCACTGGAACGCCGCGAAGGCCGCCGAGAAGCACGCCCGCACGAGCGTGCTCGACGGGGTCTCGCGCCACATGCCGTCCCTGGCCCTCGCGCAGAAGCTGCTGGGCAAGGCGGCGTCGGTGGGCGTCCAGGTCGTCGACGGGAATGCCCCGGAGCCGGCGCCCGACGACGAGGCTGCGCTCGGTGACGCCCTGCTCGCACTCGTCGCAACGGCGCGCGCCCGCGGGTGGGATGCCGAGCGTGCGCTGCGCGAGCGACTGCGGGGTCTGGAGGGGGAGATCCGCGCGGCGGAGCACCCCCGGGGTTCCTGA
- a CDS encoding Na+/H+ antiporter NhaA: MSLLRSARFPAVILLTAAIAALVIANTPLGEAVVGVKETYVGIPGIFEMSVGHWIQDGLLAIFFFMVAVELQFELTNGELNSARKALQPAIAAAGGVLVPIAIFLIFAGGSDAAVGWPVPTATDIAFALGVLAVFGKGLPSGIRIFLLALAILDDIVGILFIAVLFTADVNIGLLALAALAVIVFGVLSRRLDTRARVPIAVLLVVLGIVTWVLVYLSGVHATIAGVGLGLAMAQRPALRTRHALEPWVNGLILPLFAFSAALVAIPRVSPTELSPAFWGIVVGLPVGKIIGITLFGWISLRIGNRGAAPHLSIMDLLAAGALGGIGFTVSLLLAELAFAGDPLVRDEATLGVLAGSGIALIVAGLLVSQRARHFRRLATSEAERVQGPHPPSPTGGQIN, from the coding sequence ATGTCCCTGTTGCGCTCCGCGCGATTCCCCGCCGTCATCCTGCTGACCGCGGCCATCGCCGCCCTCGTCATCGCGAACACACCGCTCGGCGAGGCCGTCGTCGGTGTCAAGGAGACCTACGTCGGCATTCCCGGCATCTTCGAGATGTCGGTGGGCCACTGGATCCAGGACGGGCTGCTGGCGATCTTCTTCTTCATGGTCGCCGTCGAGCTGCAGTTCGAGCTCACCAACGGCGAGCTCAACTCCGCGCGCAAGGCGCTGCAGCCGGCGATCGCCGCCGCGGGTGGCGTGCTGGTGCCCATCGCGATCTTCCTGATCTTCGCCGGCGGGTCAGACGCCGCCGTCGGGTGGCCCGTCCCGACCGCCACCGATATCGCGTTCGCCCTCGGGGTGCTCGCCGTCTTCGGCAAGGGGCTGCCCTCAGGCATCCGCATCTTCCTGCTGGCGCTGGCGATCCTCGACGACATCGTCGGCATCCTCTTCATCGCCGTGCTGTTCACTGCCGACGTCAACATCGGGCTGCTTGCCCTCGCCGCGCTCGCCGTCATCGTCTTCGGAGTGCTCAGCAGACGCCTCGACACGCGCGCGCGTGTGCCGATCGCCGTGCTGCTGGTGGTGCTCGGCATCGTCACCTGGGTGCTGGTCTACCTCTCGGGCGTGCACGCCACGATCGCCGGTGTCGGGCTGGGCCTCGCGATGGCCCAGCGGCCGGCGCTGCGCACCCGCCACGCGCTCGAGCCGTGGGTGAACGGCCTGATCCTGCCGCTGTTCGCCTTCTCCGCGGCGCTGGTCGCCATTCCGCGGGTGTCGCCCACCGAGCTGTCGCCGGCGTTCTGGGGCATCGTGGTGGGGCTGCCGGTCGGCAAGATCATCGGCATCACGCTGTTCGGCTGGATCTCGCTGCGCATCGGCAACCGGGGGGCCGCTCCCCACCTGTCGATCATGGATCTGCTCGCCGCGGGCGCCTTGGGCGGCATCGGCTTCACGGTGTCGCTGCTGCTGGCGGAGCTCGCCTTCGCGGGCGACCCGCTCGTGCGCGACGAGGCCACCCTCGGCGTGCTGGCAGGCTCCGGCATCGCCCTGATCGTCGCGGGCCTGCTCGTCTCGCAGCGCGCACGCCACTTCCGGCGCCTGGCCACGTCCGAAGCGGAACGCGTGCAGGGGCCCCACCCGCCGTCGCCCACGGGCGGACAGATCAACTGA